Genomic DNA from Acidimicrobiales bacterium:
GGTGTCGCCGGGCTCGCCTTCCCAGTGGTAGGCGACCTTGTCGCCTCGACCGGCCTCGACATGGCGGTCGAGGCAGTTCGCCGACACGTTCAGCTTGCCGTCTTCGAACCACTTGGCGAACGGCAGCTGCCAGTCGAGGATCTTGGTGAAGTCGGTGTCCCAGGTGAGGAGTTCACGAGCCTGTCGAGCCCAGAACGCCTCGTAATCGGCGTCGGCCTCGTCATAGAGGGAGCGATCGTTGGTGAGCGCGTTGGCTGCGAACTCGCTGGGAGGAGGAAACGTCCGACCCTCGATCTCGTAGACCCCAATCGTTGGCTCGGTCATCGCAGACTCCATTCCTCACGGCGATCGTCGCCACAGCCCCGTGCGGTGGCGAATACGCGGTCGATGCTAGTCGGGCGCCGGACCTGAGGCGAAGGTCACAGCAGGTCAGGGAAGATCGAACCGGGCCCGCAGACCAGCGATCATCGTGTCGAGACCGAAGTCGAAATGGTCGTCGGCCGGCGTCGCCGCACCCGCCTTGATGAACGCCGCAACTTCGGGTTCGGTGTCGCCGCTGACCTCCACCAGATCCCACACGTCGAGGCCGTCGGCCCGGCTCACACCCAGCATGAGATGCCCGAGCACGAAGGACACCACGAGATGGAGGGCCTCATGGGCCTCTGCGGGCTCGAGCCCGGCGAAACGGAACAGGTCGTACGCCGCATAGAACACGCCGAAGGCGCCGGGGCTGACCGCCGGTTCGGACGCGAACAGCGAGATGGCGTTCGGATGGCGGGCGAGGGTGTCGCGGAACGACTGCAGACCCGAGCGCACCGTGGCTTCCCATTCGACCGGGTCGGCCGGCGTAGAGATGTCGATCTCGAGATAGAGCTGCTCGACGGCAGCCACGAGCAGATCACCCTTGTTGGCGACGTAGTGGTAGAGCGACATGGCCTCGACGCCGAGTTTCGAGCCGAGCTTGCGCATCGACAGACCGGCAAGGCCATCGGTGTCGATGAGCTCGAGCGCGGCGCGCGCAATGGCCTCTCGGTTGAGGGTGGGTCGTTCCGCCTGCCGCATCCGACAGAGGCTAATGGGAAAGCGGCGGCCTCGTTCCCGAAGCCTCAGCGAGGGTCAGGTTCCGGCTCCCCAAGTGGCGACCAGCCATCCGCCGAGCCCGGACGCATCGGTCAGCGCGGCCGCTTCGTTGCTGCGGCTCCGCATCACCATGGCCTCGAGGTCGGGCCGTGCGGCGTGAGCGTCCCAGTGCCGTCGACCTTCGTCGACGAGCTCCACAATCCCGTATCGAACGAGGAAGTCGTCCTGGCGAACGAGCGAACGCGTCGGCGGGAGCTGGTCGAACGCGACGTCGACCGTGATATCGGCGCTGCCAGGCGTGACATAGGGGTCGTCGCCACGCCGGTGTTGTCGGTAGGTACGCAGCCATCCACCCCGCTCGACGAGCTCGGCCGTGGTGGGGGCTCCGTAGTCGAAGGCGAGGATCGTGGCAGCACCACGACGCAAGACATCACCGACCCACGCTGCTGCCGCCTCGAACCACGGAGTACGGGCCCCGACCGGCAGCGCTGCGATCGGTCCGGGCAGGCGGGCCACATCGGCCTCGTCGAGGGGACGCAGCACTTCCTGACCATCGTCGACCCACACCTCGTGCCAGCCATCGGCGCGGTGTTCCAGGATCCGGACCACGAGGTTGTCGAGCAATTCGTTTGCCACCACCACCGCACCGTCGAGACGCACCGGGAGCTCGGTCCCGTGCGCCGGGTCGACGCCGCTCAGCTGCCACACCTGCGCACACGCCGGAGCGGCGCGCTCGAGGCTGCGCAGCAGCGTGCCGGGACCGGTGCCGGCATCGATCACGACGAAGGGGTCGGGCTGGCCGAGCGACTGCCAGACCGTATCGAGCCAGCGAGCGAGCACCGCGCCGAACAACGGCCCGACCTCTGGACTCGTGATGAAGTCGCCGGTGCGCCGCCCGGCTCGTCCCCCGCCCGAAACATAGAAACCGCTGCCCCCGTAGAGGCAGCGGTTCATGTAGTCGTCGAATCGCTCGAGTGACACCGGGACGGTCGAGGACCGCGCCGAACTACGGCGCTGCGAGCAGGGTGAAGTCGGTCATGTCGCTGAGGACGCCCGGCAGCAGGGTGCCGGTGGCCAGCGCCACGATCAGGGTGAGCGCCACCGCCACCTGGAGCGCCGGCGGAATCACGATGCGGCTGTGGTCGCCATCGGGAGCGGGCATGAACCACATCTGCTTGGCAATCGCCAGGTAGTAGTACGCAGCGACCACCGAATTGACGGCAAGCACGACGGCCAGTGCGATACCCGAGCTGGAGCTACCGACGGTGAGCACCCGGAACAGCTCGAACTTGCCCCACCAGCCGCCCATGGGCGGAATGCCGGCGAGTGAGAAGAGGAACGCCGTCATGGCGACGGTGAGGCCCGGTGCGTATTGGAACAAGCCGCCGTAGCTGGCGATCTCACCGGACCGGGTCTTACGGGCAATGACGATCACGGTGGCGAAGGCGCCGAGGTTCATGGCGGCGTAGATGATCAGGTAGGTCACCATGGCCGACACCGCTTGGTCGGAACGATCGCTGTAGACCGCGAGCGGTGCCAGGATGTAGCCGGCCTGGGCGATGCCCGAGTAGGCGAGCATGCGCACGATGTTGGTCTGGCGCAGCGCAATCAGGTTGCCGACGGTCATGGTGAGCGCCGAGAGCAGCCAGATGAGCGGCTCGACGACGTCGGACTGACCAGGGAAGGCGAACACGACGATGTTGATGAGAGCCACGAAACCTGCGGCCTTCGACGCAACGGCGAGGAACGCCGTGAGCGGAGTGGGGGCGCCTTCGTAGGTGTCGGGGGCCCAGGTATGGAACGGGACGGCCGAGACCTTGAACCCGAAACCGATCACGCTGAAGACCACGGCGAGCGTGATGATCGGCTTGGACTCGCCGATGGCGATCGCCTGGCCGATGTCGACCAGCTTGGTGCTACCGCTGAGCCCGTACAGGAGCGACATGCCGTAGAGCAGGACACCCGAGGCGAACACGCCCATGAGCATGTATTTGAGGCCGGCTTCGTTGGAACGCAGGTCTCGCTTGCGCCATGCCGCCATCAGGTAGGCCGGGATCGACACGAGCTCGAGCGCAACGAAAATCGTGATGAGGTCTCGGGCCGACGACATCACGATCATGCCGAGCACCGACGCCGCGATGAGCTGGTAGTACTCGCTGTCGTAGTAGTCGCCCTCGCTCATGTAGTTGGTCGAGAGCAACACGATCACATAGCCCGACAGCAGGAACAGGCCCTTCAACACCAACGAGTAGTTGTCGATGATGTAGGCGCCGTCGAACATCGAGCGTGCGGTGCCCTCGTTGGCTT
This window encodes:
- a CDS encoding SAM-dependent methyltransferase encodes the protein MSLERFDDYMNRCLYGGSGFYVSGGGRAGRRTGDFITSPEVGPLFGAVLARWLDTVWQSLGQPDPFVVIDAGTGPGTLLRSLERAAPACAQVWQLSGVDPAHGTELPVRLDGAVVVANELLDNLVVRILEHRADGWHEVWVDDGQEVLRPLDEADVARLPGPIAALPVGARTPWFEAAAAWVGDVLRRGAATILAFDYGAPTTAELVERGGWLRTYRQHRRGDDPYVTPGSADITVDVAFDQLPPTRSLVRQDDFLVRYGIVELVDEGRRHWDAHAARPDLEAMVMRSRSNEAAALTDASGLGGWLVATWGAGT
- a CDS encoding TetR/AcrR family transcriptional regulator C-terminal domain-containing protein codes for the protein MRQAERPTLNREAIARAALELIDTDGLAGLSMRKLGSKLGVEAMSLYHYVANKGDLLVAAVEQLYLEIDISTPADPVEWEATVRSGLQSFRDTLARHPNAISLFASEPAVSPGAFGVFYAAYDLFRFAGLEPAEAHEALHLVVSFVLGHLMLGVSRADGLDVWDLVEVSGDTEPEVAAFIKAGAATPADDHFDFGLDTMIAGLRARFDLP
- a CDS encoding NADH-quinone oxidoreductase subunit N; protein product: MIPLLAQIAQAPFERPHIDWHAVAPELVLLAAGALITLVDLIWLERARRIVPTLTAFGFLAALIPVATLWEANEGTARSMFDGAYIIDNYSLVLKGLFLLSGYVIVLLSTNYMSEGDYYDSEYYQLIAASVLGMIVMSSARDLITIFVALELVSIPAYLMAAWRKRDLRSNEAGLKYMLMGVFASGVLLYGMSLLYGLSGSTKLVDIGQAIAIGESKPIITLAVVFSVIGFGFKVSAVPFHTWAPDTYEGAPTPLTAFLAVASKAAGFVALINIVVFAFPGQSDVVEPLIWLLSALTMTVGNLIALRQTNIVRMLAYSGIAQAGYILAPLAVYSDRSDQAVSAMVTYLIIYAAMNLGAFATVIVIARKTRSGEIASYGGLFQYAPGLTVAMTAFLFSLAGIPPMGGWWGKFELFRVLTVGSSSSGIALAVVLAVNSVVAAYYYLAIAKQMWFMPAPDGDHSRIVIPPALQVAVALTLIVALATGTLLPGVLSDMTDFTLLAAP